One Leptolyngbya subtilissima AS-A7 genomic window carries:
- a CDS encoding FAD-binding domain-containing protein: protein MNRTIVWFRRDLRISDHEPLLRAVGRGLVVPVFVFDRALLHHPETGSARVAFLLAALHALDADLKALGGRLIVRSGDPVQVLPALIKETDADGIYAHTDVERIYGRVRDARLNQALGQRGMKIRWFEPAASAADLIPYSQYRELWYREMGQPLVPTPQQVPVPPEIPSDPLPALETLGHRADEKPIPPASTAAARALLQSFLTDKADRYYWQLSYPSAEATTGLSPHIKFGVISVRECVQTIRNAPDFGDNRVCRSHQQLISRLRWGNGFTQRFRYLPQLELRSLYRTFDDDGWAFDPDLYQAWQTGHTGFPIVDAAARCLHATGGYLALNFRTRAIYASFLSNLGGIDWRYGALHFMRHLIDGDCPIDHYQWAMQSGVTHCVDKTWTRIYNPGQTAVDRCDPEGEFIKRWLPELADVPPAQLGNPPTLSGYPAPILNYKAARQRRVKLLEAQRGKFLNARNLLPHLAQMPKDLTPFGTEVYGGEVAWAEDAIADLFPAALPLADLDVAQAAALRTWFVARVNVLPPKSRRRKPQAPATDPNIRQLTLLGDIK, encoded by the coding sequence ATGAACAGAACCATTGTCTGGTTTCGCCGCGACCTGCGCATCTCTGACCATGAACCGCTGCTGCGGGCGGTTGGACGAGGGCTGGTGGTGCCGGTGTTTGTGTTCGATCGCGCCCTGCTGCACCATCCTGAAACCGGCTCGGCTCGGGTGGCGTTTTTGCTGGCCGCTCTGCACGCTCTGGATGCAGACTTGAAAGCCCTGGGCGGACGCCTGATTGTGCGATCGGGCGATCCGGTTCAGGTACTGCCCGCTCTAATTAAAGAAACCGACGCCGACGGCATCTATGCCCACACCGACGTCGAACGCATTTACGGTCGCGTGCGCGATGCTCGCCTCAACCAGGCTCTAGGCCAGCGCGGCATGAAAATTCGCTGGTTTGAGCCCGCCGCCAGCGCCGCCGACCTCATTCCCTATTCCCAATACCGTGAGCTGTGGTATCGAGAGATGGGGCAACCCCTGGTGCCTACACCCCAACAGGTTCCCGTACCGCCAGAGATCCCGAGCGATCCGTTACCTGCCTTGGAAACTCTGGGCCACCGGGCTGACGAAAAGCCGATTCCCCCCGCCAGTACTGCCGCTGCCCGCGCCCTGCTGCAAAGCTTTTTGACCGACAAGGCCGATCGCTACTACTGGCAGCTGTCGTACCCTAGCGCCGAGGCCACTACGGGCCTCAGCCCCCACATTAAATTTGGCGTGATCTCGGTGCGTGAATGTGTGCAGACCATTCGCAACGCGCCCGATTTTGGCGATAACCGAGTGTGCCGCAGTCACCAGCAGCTGATTTCCCGCCTGCGGTGGGGCAACGGATTTACCCAGCGGTTTCGGTATCTGCCGCAGCTAGAGCTGCGATCGCTCTACCGCACTTTTGACGATGATGGCTGGGCCTTTGACCCCGATCTTTACCAGGCTTGGCAGACCGGCCACACCGGCTTCCCGATTGTGGATGCCGCCGCTCGCTGTTTGCATGCGACCGGCGGCTATCTGGCGCTGAACTTTCGCACCCGCGCCATCTATGCCAGCTTTCTCAGCAACCTGGGCGGCATCGACTGGCGCTATGGAGCGCTGCACTTTATGCGTCACTTAATAGATGGTGACTGCCCCATTGACCATTACCAGTGGGCGATGCAGTCGGGGGTGACTCACTGCGTCGATAAAACCTGGACGCGCATCTACAACCCTGGCCAAACGGCGGTCGATCGCTGCGACCCCGAGGGCGAGTTTATCAAGCGCTGGCTGCCAGAGCTGGCGGATGTGCCCCCAGCACAGCTCGGCAACCCGCCGACTCTCTCGGGCTACCCAGCCCCAATTTTGAACTATAAAGCGGCTCGCCAGCGTCGGGTCAAACTGCTCGAAGCCCAGCGGGGTAAGTTTCTCAACGCTAGAAATCTGCTGCCTCACCTGGCGCAGATGCCGAAGGATTTAACGCCCTTTGGTACGGAGGTCTATGGGGGTGAAGTGGCTTGGGCTGAGGATGCGATCGCCGATCTCTTCCCCGCCGCGCTGCCGTTGGCTGATCTGGATGTAGCGCAAGCGGCGGCTCTGCGCACCTGGTTTGTAGCCCGTGTCAATGTGCTACCGCCGAAGTCGCGGCGACG
- a CDS encoding DUF3352 domain-containing protein: MLHSKLLQKKPPLLLPLGAALLFIGGGALTFWATSRHGQLAKTLPAGANAIPADALAVVALSSDEAQWRRLRQFGTEATQAQFDQQLVQWRDRLLAEQDLDFARDIQPWVGPEISLAVLPVETSPSDLPPSLPAPELALASNLLVVIPIADANRAQNDLGERLGKAESVEDAPYRGVTLQQLNGEADTPLYAAVLDAETAVLSPQLPLLKRAIDTYKGGESLVSRPGVGKAFEQLTETRPLARFYVDVPALSQTIAAAADPPIAPERLRAFQTPRGLVGAIALQSRGVGLQGISWLEPGPQALATGNKADQMPQRLPTGTLVAVSGGDFQQFWEDFEAGEQLSALLPVRASDLSLGLQTATGLSLQENLLPWMAGEFALGVLNPPPPAGDGSAPPLPNPALVLMVKTNDREAATATFEQLDAVMESRYRFAIETTDLGGVPVTRWTSPFDSLVMAHGWLDGDIAFFTVGQGIAEQVAPTPNRSLGENDLFQVTTGNAPRPNNGHFFINLETLTGVENNLLLPPLPQDGLLSSEAIEAIGVTATVLSDRQVRYDVTAALKRGERPGPLPGGTEPQAAPTPEATPEATPETAPSTPQ; encoded by the coding sequence GTGTTGCATTCTAAGCTGCTGCAGAAAAAGCCTCCGCTGCTGTTGCCCCTGGGCGCAGCTCTACTCTTTATTGGCGGCGGCGCGCTGACCTTTTGGGCCACCTCCCGACACGGGCAACTAGCCAAAACGCTGCCCGCGGGTGCCAATGCCATTCCGGCTGATGCGCTGGCGGTGGTGGCCCTGAGCAGCGATGAAGCTCAGTGGCGACGACTGCGGCAGTTTGGTACCGAGGCTACCCAGGCCCAGTTTGACCAGCAGCTAGTGCAGTGGCGCGATCGCCTGCTAGCCGAGCAAGACCTCGATTTTGCCCGCGACATTCAGCCCTGGGTTGGCCCCGAGATTAGCCTGGCGGTGCTGCCCGTCGAGACCAGCCCCAGCGACTTGCCCCCGTCACTGCCCGCGCCTGAACTGGCCCTGGCCTCAAACCTGCTGGTGGTGATCCCCATTGCCGATGCTAACCGCGCCCAAAACGACCTGGGCGAGCGGCTAGGAAAAGCTGAGTCTGTAGAAGACGCCCCCTACCGCGGCGTTACTCTACAGCAGCTCAATGGTGAAGCAGACACCCCCCTCTATGCCGCCGTGCTCGACGCCGAGACGGCGGTGCTCAGTCCTCAGTTGCCCCTGCTAAAGCGGGCGATCGACACCTACAAGGGGGGCGAGTCGTTGGTCTCTCGCCCTGGAGTAGGCAAAGCCTTCGAGCAACTTACCGAAACCCGGCCTCTAGCCCGCTTTTATGTGGATGTGCCGGCCCTGTCGCAAACCATAGCCGCGGCCGCCGACCCACCCATTGCCCCCGAGCGGCTGCGGGCGTTTCAGACTCCACGGGGGCTGGTGGGGGCGATCGCGCTGCAAAGCCGCGGCGTTGGTCTCCAGGGCATTAGCTGGCTAGAGCCTGGCCCTCAGGCCTTGGCCACCGGCAACAAGGCTGACCAAATGCCCCAGCGACTGCCCACGGGTACTCTGGTAGCGGTGTCAGGGGGCGATTTTCAACAATTTTGGGAAGACTTTGAGGCTGGCGAGCAGCTCTCAGCCCTGCTGCCAGTACGGGCCAGCGATTTATCCCTAGGGCTGCAAACCGCTACTGGCCTAAGTCTGCAAGAAAACCTGCTGCCCTGGATGGCTGGAGAATTTGCCCTGGGGGTGCTCAACCCACCCCCACCAGCCGGCGACGGCAGTGCTCCACCGCTGCCGAATCCAGCGCTGGTGCTGATGGTCAAGACCAACGATCGCGAGGCCGCCACTGCCACCTTTGAACAGCTCGACGCCGTGATGGAGAGCCGCTACCGCTTTGCGATCGAGACCACCGATTTGGGCGGTGTGCCCGTCACCCGTTGGACCTCCCCCTTCGACTCGTTGGTGATGGCCCACGGCTGGCTCGACGGCGACATTGCCTTCTTTACCGTGGGTCAGGGCATTGCCGAGCAAGTCGCCCCAACCCCCAACCGCAGCCTGGGCGAAAATGATCTCTTCCAAGTAACTACCGGCAACGCACCGCGCCCCAACAACGGCCACTTTTTTATCAATTTGGAGACCCTCACCGGGGTAGAAAACAACCTGCTGCTGCCGCCTCTGCCCCAGGATGGACTGCTGAGTTCTGAAGCCATTGAGGCGATCGGGGTAACGGCGACGGTGCTCAGCGATCGCCAGGTGCGCTACGACGTTACGGCGGCGCTGAAGCGGGGCGAGCGCCCCGGCCCCCTACCTGGCGGAACCGAGCCCCAAGCCGCCCCCACGCCAGAAGCCACTCCCGAGGCAACTCCTGAGACCGCCCCATCCACTCCCCAATAA
- the ccsB gene encoding c-type cytochrome biogenesis protein CcsB, with product MDLIALQGWLDNASFAVLFAAMLLYWCGVAFPKVTVLPSLGTAAMAVGNLTIAALLGARWIEGGYFPMSNLYESLFALAWGITAMHLVAERMSRSSLVGAVTAPIAMAIAAFATLTLPDTMQGSEPLVPALKSNWLMMHVSVMLLSYAALLVGALLAIAFLLVTRGQAVELKGSSVGTGGFRNVKLRRAEDDAAEATAVMTMSTGGAAVLEKPATVTLSPQRLTLADTLDNISYRMIGLGFPLLTIGIIAGAVWANEAWGSYWSWDPKETWALITWLVFAAYLHARITKGWQGRRPAILAATGFVVVWVCYLGVNILGKGLHSYGWFF from the coding sequence ATGGATTTGATTGCGCTCCAGGGCTGGCTCGACAATGCATCCTTTGCGGTGCTGTTTGCGGCAATGCTGCTCTACTGGTGCGGCGTGGCGTTTCCCAAGGTCACCGTTCTGCCATCGTTGGGCACCGCCGCCATGGCCGTAGGCAACCTCACCATCGCCGCCCTACTCGGTGCCCGATGGATTGAGGGGGGCTACTTTCCCATGAGCAACCTTTACGAATCGCTGTTTGCCTTGGCCTGGGGTATCACCGCCATGCACCTGGTGGCCGAGCGCATGAGCCGCAGCTCTTTGGTGGGGGCTGTCACCGCGCCGATTGCCATGGCGATCGCCGCCTTTGCCACTTTGACCCTGCCCGACACCATGCAGGGCTCAGAGCCTCTGGTGCCCGCTCTCAAGTCGAACTGGCTGATGATGCACGTCAGCGTCATGCTGCTGAGCTACGCGGCGCTGCTGGTAGGGGCCCTGCTGGCGATCGCATTCCTCCTCGTCACCCGTGGCCAGGCGGTAGAACTCAAAGGCAGCTCCGTCGGCACCGGCGGCTTTCGCAACGTCAAGCTGCGCCGCGCTGAGGATGACGCCGCCGAGGCCACCGCGGTGATGACCATGTCCACCGGGGGCGCGGCGGTGCTCGAAAAACCCGCAACCGTCACCCTCTCGCCCCAGCGGCTCACCCTGGCCGACACCCTCGACAACATCAGCTACCGCATGATTGGACTGGGCTTTCCGCTGCTCACCATCGGCATCATCGCTGGGGCAGTTTGGGCCAACGAAGCCTGGGGCTCCTACTGGAGCTGGGATCCCAAAGAAACCTGGGCGCTAATTACCTGGCTGGTGTTTGCCGCCTACCTCCACGCCCGCATCACCAAGGGCTGGCAGGGGCGTCGTCCCGCGATCCTCGCCGCCACCGGGTTTGTGGTGGTGTGGGTGTGCTACCTGGGGGTCAACATTCTGGGCAAGGGACTGCACAGCTACGGCTGGTTTTTCTAA
- a CDS encoding mechanosensitive ion channel family protein yields MPRPTPKLTTRFSRPQRWMQLLLALLGLLLTLSWDLSPAVAQISNPFGGNSTLPPAGVERIGLLETTVVALDGDPLFDIASPAVFNRNESGAEVPVEVRARQIETNLSQVVDRTLTPISDDNAVNSSSLNVSIETISGQPVLFAIGAGLVEPRVLLTITDTDAQYNGASQLDLADRWQVVLRDSLRQAVDSRLPEARRRQIRRTVWILLASLLLTLVLTGIWRVLGRRKSELEQKQTDQNNLPIPPGADVPEQQLLQVFSYQLTLAQRLQVVAFLRWLMFWGIAFVWVTGIASGLYIFPQTRSYAFGLFSIPVLLLLTWFFTGLLNRVTNLAIERVAQAWSKNELGDLDDIQRKSMRISTIIGALKGLKTAVIYALATLLVLQTLRIAPASLLAFGAISALAISFAAQNLVKDLVNGFLILLEDQYAIGDLVTTGTTTGIVENLNLRITQIRGEDGRLVTLPNSLIAQVENLSRGWSRANILVDVAYGTNVDEALWVLHETAQIMASDPEWRYAILNPVEMLGVESITHAGLTLLIWIRTRPLKQFLVAREFRRRLRIAFDKAGIAIGVPQQAFTELPDDTEHHNHNNGAAHSTAKSGAVEPR; encoded by the coding sequence ATGCCCAGACCCACACCTAAACTGACGACTAGGTTTAGCCGTCCCCAACGGTGGATGCAGCTGCTGCTAGCGCTGCTGGGACTGCTGCTCACCCTGAGCTGGGATCTGTCCCCAGCCGTGGCCCAAATCTCCAACCCTTTCGGCGGCAACAGCACCCTACCCCCAGCTGGGGTCGAGCGCATTGGCCTGCTTGAGACCACCGTAGTCGCCCTCGATGGCGATCCCCTCTTCGATATTGCCTCCCCAGCGGTATTTAACCGCAACGAATCGGGCGCGGAGGTGCCCGTTGAAGTGCGCGCGCGGCAAATCGAGACCAATCTCAGCCAGGTGGTCGACCGCACCCTGACGCCCATATCTGACGACAACGCCGTCAATAGCTCCTCCCTTAATGTGAGCATTGAAACCATTAGCGGCCAGCCCGTGCTATTTGCGATCGGAGCAGGCTTGGTCGAACCGAGGGTCCTGCTCACCATTACCGACACCGATGCTCAGTACAACGGGGCGTCGCAGCTCGATCTAGCTGACCGCTGGCAGGTCGTGCTGCGCGACTCGCTACGGCAGGCAGTCGACAGCCGCCTGCCCGAAGCTCGGCGGCGGCAGATTCGCCGCACCGTCTGGATTTTGCTGGCCAGCCTGCTGCTCACCCTTGTGCTAACCGGCATCTGGCGAGTGCTGGGCAGGCGCAAGAGCGAGCTAGAGCAAAAGCAAACTGACCAAAATAATCTCCCCATTCCCCCCGGAGCCGATGTCCCCGAGCAGCAGCTCTTGCAGGTGTTTAGCTACCAGCTCACCCTGGCCCAGCGGCTTCAGGTCGTAGCCTTCTTGCGCTGGCTAATGTTTTGGGGCATCGCCTTCGTGTGGGTTACAGGCATCGCCAGCGGGCTCTACATTTTTCCGCAAACCCGCAGCTATGCCTTTGGGTTGTTCTCAATTCCGGTGCTGCTGCTGCTGACCTGGTTTTTCACCGGGTTGCTCAACCGCGTGACCAACCTGGCCATTGAGCGAGTAGCCCAGGCCTGGAGCAAAAACGAGCTAGGCGATCTGGACGACATTCAGCGCAAATCGATGCGCATTTCGACCATTATTGGTGCCCTCAAAGGACTAAAGACGGCCGTCATCTATGCCCTAGCCACCCTGCTAGTGCTACAAACCCTGAGAATTGCCCCAGCGTCACTGCTGGCCTTTGGGGCAATTTCTGCCCTGGCCATTTCCTTTGCCGCTCAGAATTTGGTTAAAGACCTGGTCAACGGCTTTTTGATTTTGCTAGAAGACCAGTACGCCATCGGCGACCTGGTGACCACCGGCACCACCACGGGCATTGTGGAAAACTTGAATCTGCGGATCACCCAAATTCGCGGCGAAGATGGCCGTCTGGTCACCCTGCCCAACAGCCTCATTGCCCAAGTCGAAAACCTCAGCCGCGGCTGGTCGCGGGCCAACATCCTCGTCGATGTGGCCTATGGAACCAACGTCGATGAAGCTCTGTGGGTTCTACACGAAACTGCCCAGATTATGGCCAGCGACCCCGAGTGGCGCTATGCCATTCTCAACCCGGTCGAAATGTTGGGGGTTGAGAGCATAACCCACGCCGGCCTCACTCTTTTGATTTGGATCCGTACTCGACCCCTCAAGCAGTTTTTGGTGGCGCGTGAATTTCGCCGCCGCCTGCGTATTGCCTTTGACAAGGCGGGCATTGCCATCGGGGTGCCGCAGCAGGCATTCACAGAGCTGCCTGACGACACAGAACACCATAACCACAACAATGGCGCCGCCCATAGCACAGCAAAAAGCGGGGCTGTTGAACCCCGCTGA
- a CDS encoding response regulator, whose protein sequence is MANHRILVIDDSRVIRMRVRDMLPQGNFEVIEAQDGVEGMDAIRSQRPNLIMLDFLLPRMSGWEVFQEIQANPDLQNIPLVLMSGRKEEVTEKITEPFEYFEFIQKPFEQKELIEAIKASMVKARKPRRTPMTAPAATAAAASSGGGDVSAAEFQALQAQVTQLQGEVAQLKGQLGKMLAYIKQKLK, encoded by the coding sequence GTGGCAAATCATAGGATTTTGGTCATCGATGATAGCCGGGTGATTCGCATGCGGGTGCGCGACATGCTTCCCCAGGGCAATTTTGAAGTCATTGAAGCCCAAGATGGTGTAGAAGGCATGGATGCCATTCGCAGCCAACGCCCCAACCTGATCATGCTCGACTTCTTGCTGCCCCGCATGAGCGGCTGGGAAGTCTTCCAAGAAATTCAGGCGAATCCAGACCTCCAGAACATTCCCCTGGTGCTGATGTCTGGCCGCAAAGAAGAAGTCACCGAAAAAATTACCGAGCCCTTCGAGTACTTCGAGTTTATTCAAAAGCCCTTTGAGCAAAAAGAACTGATCGAAGCAATCAAAGCGTCGATGGTCAAGGCTCGCAAGCCACGTCGTACCCCCATGACCGCCCCCGCCGCCACGGCTGCAGCGGCGTCATCCGGTGGCGGCGATGTGAGTGCCGCCGAATTCCAAGCTCTTCAGGCTCAGGTGACACAGCTGCAAGGCGAGGTGGCCCAGCTCAAAGGCCAGCTAGGCAAAATGCTGGCCTACATTAAGCAAAAGCTGAAGTAG
- a CDS encoding ArsA family ATPase, with product MLTSSPHQLFMVSGKGGVGKTTLSCGFARQLAQQHPDETVLLLSTDPAHSLGDVLQLTVDNTPTPLPDLPNVQVRALDAAALLEQFRADYGTVLELLVERGSFVEGDDLSPVWDMGWPGLDELMALLEIQRILRDREADRVVVDMAPSGHTLSLFALMDFLDTLLEALGQFQQKHRTLTETLAGRYTPDHADQFIADMRHDLEQGRSLIQDGDRTACWVIGIPEPMSWAESDRFITALGRLGVPIGGLVINRVLQESDQVLDSHRQVLAEFEAIAQGQPVLWLPAQTQEPLGGIALDALMPQLMPLTSAQTLADPAAEISPILQWPQPISPGVEDFVSAGRRLIVVGGKGGVGKTTVSAALSWGLAERHPEANLRVMSIDPAHSLGDAFGQPLGHEPTLLLPNLQAQEVSADMVLDQFRTDYLWELADMMAGDGDIASGIQMAYGPAAWRQIVAQALPGIDEMLSLITVMDLLERNEQQLIVLDTAPTGHLLRFLEMPTALGDWLGWIFKLWIKYKDVVGRVEFMGRLRTLRQRVLTAQDKLKDPQHTEFIGVVQNQSAILAEASRLNHTLGGRGIAQRYIVHNRYQVGSDLPAELFPHQCVVRLPALVPSPSPFDQVKQAAHLLLASKSPQA from the coding sequence ATGCTGACATCATCGCCCCATCAATTGTTTATGGTTAGCGGCAAGGGCGGCGTGGGCAAAACCACTCTTTCCTGTGGGTTCGCGCGGCAGCTGGCCCAGCAGCACCCTGACGAAACGGTGCTGCTGCTCTCCACCGACCCGGCCCACTCCCTTGGGGACGTGTTGCAACTGACGGTGGACAACACCCCTACCCCTCTGCCCGATCTGCCGAACGTACAGGTGCGCGCCCTGGATGCGGCGGCGCTGCTAGAGCAGTTTCGGGCTGACTACGGCACCGTGCTGGAGCTGCTGGTTGAGCGCGGCAGCTTCGTCGAGGGCGATGACCTCAGCCCGGTGTGGGATATGGGCTGGCCCGGCCTCGATGAACTGATGGCCCTACTCGAAATTCAGCGGATTTTGCGCGATCGCGAAGCCGATCGTGTCGTCGTCGATATGGCCCCCAGCGGCCACACCCTCAGCCTGTTTGCCCTGATGGATTTTCTAGATACCCTACTAGAGGCGCTGGGGCAGTTTCAGCAAAAGCACCGCACACTTACCGAAACCCTGGCGGGTCGCTACACCCCTGATCATGCCGACCAGTTCATTGCCGACATGCGCCACGATTTAGAGCAGGGCCGATCGCTGATTCAAGATGGCGATCGCACTGCCTGCTGGGTAATTGGTATTCCTGAGCCGATGAGCTGGGCCGAGAGCGATCGCTTCATCACTGCCTTAGGACGGTTAGGAGTTCCCATCGGGGGACTGGTTATTAACCGCGTGCTGCAAGAATCGGACCAAGTTTTGGACAGCCACCGCCAGGTGCTGGCCGAGTTTGAGGCGATCGCCCAGGGGCAGCCAGTGCTGTGGCTGCCGGCTCAAACCCAGGAACCCTTAGGCGGCATCGCCCTCGATGCTCTCATGCCCCAGCTTATGCCCTTAACCTCAGCGCAGACACTAGCCGATCCTGCTGCCGAGATCTCTCCCATACTCCAATGGCCGCAGCCGATTTCCCCAGGCGTGGAAGACTTTGTCTCAGCAGGGCGACGGCTGATTGTGGTGGGCGGCAAGGGTGGCGTGGGCAAAACCACCGTGTCGGCGGCGCTGAGCTGGGGGCTGGCCGAGCGCCATCCCGAGGCCAACCTGCGGGTCATGTCCATCGACCCGGCCCACTCCTTGGGCGATGCCTTTGGCCAGCCCCTCGGCCACGAACCCACCCTGCTGCTGCCCAACCTCCAGGCCCAGGAAGTCAGCGCCGACATGGTGCTTGACCAGTTTCGCACCGACTACCTGTGGGAACTGGCCGACATGATGGCGGGCGATGGCGACATTGCCAGCGGCATTCAGATGGCCTACGGTCCCGCCGCCTGGCGGCAGATCGTCGCTCAGGCCCTACCTGGCATTGACGAAATGCTCTCGCTGATTACCGTCATGGATTTGCTGGAGCGCAACGAGCAGCAGCTGATTGTGCTCGACACCGCTCCCACTGGCCATCTACTGCGGTTTCTGGAGATGCCTACGGCTTTAGGCGATTGGCTAGGGTGGATCTTCAAGCTCTGGATTAAGTACAAGGATGTAGTGGGCCGGGTGGAGTTTATGGGCCGCCTGCGCACCCTGCGTCAGCGGGTGCTGACTGCCCAAGATAAGCTCAAAGACCCCCAGCACACCGAGTTTATTGGCGTCGTGCAAAATCAATCAGCGATTTTGGCTGAGGCCAGTCGGCTAAACCATACCCTGGGCGGTCGCGGCATTGCCCAGCGCTACATTGTCCATAACCGCTATCAAGTCGGTAGCGACCTGCCCGCTGAGCTATTTCCTCACCAGTGTGTGGTGCGGCTACCGGCGCTAGTGCCCAGCCCTAGCCCGTTTGACCAAGTGAAGCAGGCGGCCCATCTGCTGCTTGCTTCAAAGTCTCCCCAAGCTTAA
- a CDS encoding DUF3105 domain-containing protein, whose protein sequence is MTRTARSKRRRTSSKTLSLILGPLGIAALMVALLGGLWYRNRPQSVAFEPNTTVGAAAMAAIETFPDQGQAHVSPGQAVNYDSDFPTSGPHDPNPVLPGVYTQEQRLEELVHSIEHGNIVIYVDQPGQAAMDTLTAWAKDFPGLWDGLVVVPKAGLGKEVVLTAWTKKLILPEFEPEAAATFIDAYRGRGPENPVR, encoded by the coding sequence ATGACTCGGACTGCACGATCTAAGCGCCGCCGTACCTCTTCTAAAACGCTGTCGTTGATCCTTGGGCCTCTGGGGATCGCGGCGCTCATGGTCGCCCTGCTCGGCGGGCTATGGTACCGCAACCGCCCTCAGTCGGTGGCTTTTGAGCCCAATACCACCGTTGGCGCAGCGGCGATGGCGGCGATCGAGACCTTTCCCGACCAGGGACAGGCTCACGTTAGTCCTGGTCAGGCGGTCAACTACGACAGCGACTTCCCCACCTCTGGCCCCCACGATCCCAATCCTGTTTTGCCGGGGGTCTACACCCAAGAGCAGCGGTTAGAAGAACTGGTGCACTCCATTGAGCATGGCAACATCGTGATCTATGTTGACCAGCCTGGCCAAGCTGCGATGGACACGCTCACGGCTTGGGCCAAAGACTTTCCAGGCCTCTGGGATGGACTGGTAGTGGTGCCCAAGGCCGGTCTGGGCAAAGAAGTCGTGCTCACTGCCTGGACGAAGAAGCTAATTTTGCCCGAATTTGAGCCAGAAGCCGCCGCCACCTTTATCGACGCCTACCGCGGGCGGGGTCCTGAGAACCCAGTGCGGTAG
- a CDS encoding heavy metal-responsive transcriptional regulator, with protein sequence MTVATRLKIGDVAKQTGIAVGALRYYESLGLLHSERGDNGYRYYSPTAVHQVQFIKKAQALGFSLEDVGDVLNVHQRGDVPCGFVRSLLQDKIQQLEDQIQQMTSFKADLEEYRDRWAESQPHPQPGDICPLIETVPLAV encoded by the coding sequence ATGACTGTGGCAACCCGGCTAAAAATTGGCGATGTTGCTAAACAAACAGGTATCGCGGTGGGGGCACTACGCTATTACGAAAGTCTAGGCCTGCTGCACTCGGAGCGCGGTGACAACGGCTATCGCTACTATTCACCCACAGCGGTACACCAGGTGCAGTTCATTAAAAAGGCTCAGGCACTGGGCTTTTCCCTAGAGGATGTGGGAGATGTGCTTAACGTGCATCAGCGGGGAGATGTGCCCTGTGGGTTTGTGCGATCGCTGCTGCAAGACAAGATTCAACAGCTAGAAGACCAGATTCAGCAGATGACGTCGTTTAAGGCCGACCTAGAGGAATATCGCGATCGCTGGGCCGAGTCACAACCTCACCCACAACCAGGGGATATTTGCCCGCTGATTGAAACCGTGCCGCTGGCAGTTTAG
- the mnmA gene encoding tRNA 2-thiouridine(34) synthase MnmA, giving the protein MERIVVGLSGGVDSSVAAATLHQQGYDVVGLTLWLMKGKGQCCSEGMVDAAKLCEDLGIEYHVVDSREVFEREIINYLVEGYGSGITPLPCSQCNRAVKFGPMLQYAKEELGCDRIATGHYARITQNTETGRYELRRAVDPAKDQSYFLYDLTQELLAACDFPLGHQTKTETRRMATELGLHTAAKPDSQDLCLIEHHGSMQTFLDKYLAPKPGDIVDTEGRILGQHTGIHHYTIGQRKGLGIAAANPLYVVGFDMGKNHVIVADRSDAHLPDCTVQRVNWVSIAAPQEPMKVSVQIRYRSEAVEATLVPLPAGEGTGARVRIVFDEPQFGVTPGQAAVWYDGDRVLGGGLIEAAVPEISAPVTEAEALSY; this is encoded by the coding sequence ATGGAAAGGATTGTAGTTGGGCTCTCCGGCGGCGTAGATAGCTCTGTAGCAGCGGCAACCCTGCACCAGCAGGGGTACGACGTGGTGGGTCTCACCTTGTGGCTAATGAAGGGCAAGGGCCAGTGCTGCTCTGAGGGCATGGTCGATGCCGCTAAGCTCTGCGAAGACTTGGGCATTGAGTACCACGTGGTCGATAGCCGCGAGGTGTTTGAGCGCGAAATTATTAACTATTTAGTAGAAGGCTACGGCAGCGGCATTACGCCCCTGCCCTGTTCGCAGTGCAACCGGGCGGTCAAGTTTGGGCCGATGTTGCAGTACGCCAAAGAGGAGCTGGGATGCGATCGCATCGCCACTGGTCACTACGCCCGCATTACCCAGAACACTGAGACGGGCCGCTATGAGCTGCGCCGCGCCGTCGACCCGGCCAAAGATCAGTCCTACTTTCTCTACGACCTCACTCAAGAGTTGTTGGCCGCCTGCGACTTTCCCCTGGGTCACCAAACCAAGACCGAAACCCGCCGTATGGCCACTGAGTTGGGCCTGCACACCGCTGCCAAACCCGATAGCCAAGACCTTTGCCTGATCGAGCACCACGGCTCGATGCAGACTTTTTTGGATAAATACTTGGCTCCCAAGCCCGGCGACATTGTCGATACCGAAGGCCGTATTCTCGGTCAGCACACCGGCATTCACCACTACACCATCGGCCAGCGCAAGGGCCTGGGCATCGCCGCCGCTAACCCGCTCTACGTAGTGGGCTTTGACATGGGCAAAAACCACGTCATTGTGGCTGATCGCAGCGATGCCCACCTGCCCGACTGCACTGTGCAGCGGGTGAACTGGGTGTCGATCGCCGCCCCCCAGGAGCCGATGAAGGTGTCAGTGCAGATTCGCTACCGCAGCGAGGCGGTGGAGGCAACGCTGGTGCCGCTACCGGCGGGTGAGGGCACGGGCGCTCGGGTGCGCATTGTGTTTGACGAGCCCCAGTTTGGTGTCACCCCCGGTCAGGCGGCGGTGTGGTACGACGGCGATCGGGTTCTGGGCGGCGGGTTAATTGAAGCCGCTGTCCCCGAGATATCTGCCCCTGTGACCGAAGCTGAAGCCCTTAGCTATTGA